A genomic segment from Leptospira ryugenii encodes:
- a CDS encoding cytochrome-c peroxidase yields MFRFSAWKWMPRFVRIICLFCVFLFPLFCQNTEKNQETERDFVFISLATAGYDILDEARAKIGIFPRIPKGAENDTPSQIQLGSRIFQDKTLSLNSAQSCSTCHLLSGRNIGTDGQSVSRGTFGQLGRRNVLSILNVGHLETLFWDGRMDSLESQALLPFTDANEMALPSQTELLNRFNQGSAYSSEFTIAFPENPNINISNIGRAIAAFERSLNSRSRFDDFMDGNVFALSSEEKIGLKLFLNLNCISCHSGPMLGGKKFAKLDSVYSYNATDLGRFEVTGNSNDRFFFRTPSLRNVASTQPYFHDGSVSSLSEAVRRMNHYEAPRPISEQEVQTLVIFLRSLSDSTRPSP; encoded by the coding sequence TTGTTTCGATTCTCAGCTTGGAAATGGATGCCTCGCTTCGTTCGGATCATTTGTCTATTTTGTGTTTTTTTGTTTCCATTATTCTGCCAAAATACAGAAAAAAACCAGGAAACAGAGCGCGATTTCGTATTCATTAGCCTTGCGACGGCTGGCTACGATATTCTAGATGAAGCCAGAGCTAAGATCGGGATTTTCCCTCGTATTCCAAAGGGAGCCGAAAACGATACCCCCTCCCAAATCCAACTGGGGTCTCGTATCTTCCAAGATAAAACTTTATCACTGAACTCAGCACAGTCCTGTTCCACATGTCACTTGTTAAGCGGAAGAAACATAGGCACCGACGGACAATCCGTATCTAGAGGGACCTTTGGTCAATTGGGAAGGCGAAATGTGCTTAGTATCTTAAATGTAGGCCATTTGGAAACCTTATTCTGGGACGGTCGAATGGACAGTTTGGAATCGCAAGCCCTTCTACCATTTACAGATGCCAATGAAATGGCTTTACCTTCCCAAACAGAGCTTCTGAATCGATTCAATCAAGGGAGTGCATATAGTTCAGAATTTACAATAGCATTCCCTGAAAATCCAAACATTAACATTTCCAACATAGGGCGTGCAATCGCTGCTTTCGAAAGATCTTTGAATTCTAGAAGTCGTTTTGATGATTTTATGGATGGCAATGTCTTTGCCCTTTCTTCCGAAGAGAAAATAGGACTCAAATTGTTTTTAAATCTGAACTGTATCTCCTGCCATTCAGGACCTATGTTAGGTGGAAAAAAATTTGCTAAATTGGATTCTGTTTATAGCTACAATGCGACAGATTTGGGTAGATTTGAAGTGACTGGGAACTCAAATGATAGATTTTTCTTTCGAACCCCTTCCTTACGCAATGTTGCCTCTACGCAACCATACTTCCATGATGGTAGTGTATCCTCTCTTTCCGAAGCAGTTCGTAGAATGAATCACTACGAAGCACCGCGTCCGATTTCGGAACAAGAGGTACAAACGCTTGTTATATTTTTAAGATCTCTTTCTGATTCTACAAGACCGAGTCCTTAA
- a CDS encoding PP2C family protein-serine/threonine phosphatase has protein sequence MKVSIYSKCDVGKVRLINEDNYLILKGKLFEYAQAEKKLSWIDQVFRTEGIFLAAIDGMGGLQGGQVASQSIATHIAEHWHEIKEGKTSQIPVTALLGANQNLKRLAEGNHDLAKMGAVVTCCYLSGGSAHCAQVGDSRLYLLRDQELVQMSEDQTFVSNLVRLGKITPKEAESHPKRNVVSQALSPSGQIKPVDFKFKIQAKDKILLCSDGLHGLIGNKEIQNILLQYNGFDCVEALVDAANANGGKDNITVLLAEISAKK, from the coding sequence ATGAAAGTATCTATCTATTCGAAATGTGATGTAGGAAAGGTGAGACTCATAAATGAGGATAACTACTTAATTCTGAAGGGTAAGTTATTTGAATACGCCCAAGCAGAAAAAAAATTATCTTGGATAGACCAAGTCTTTAGAACAGAAGGAATATTTTTAGCTGCCATTGATGGAATGGGCGGTTTACAAGGTGGACAAGTTGCAAGCCAAAGTATAGCAACTCACATCGCCGAACATTGGCATGAAATCAAAGAAGGCAAAACCAGCCAAATTCCTGTAACTGCTCTCCTAGGTGCCAATCAAAATCTCAAACGATTGGCCGAAGGCAATCATGATTTAGCAAAAATGGGAGCAGTGGTTACCTGTTGTTATCTTTCCGGTGGATCAGCACACTGTGCCCAAGTAGGAGATAGTCGGCTGTATTTACTTCGAGACCAAGAGCTTGTCCAGATGAGCGAGGACCAAACATTTGTTTCCAACTTGGTTCGCTTGGGGAAGATCACTCCCAAAGAAGCAGAATCACATCCCAAACGTAATGTTGTTTCCCAAGCTTTAAGTCCATCAGGACAGATAAAACCGGTTGATTTTAAGTTCAAAATCCAAGCAAAGGATAAAATATTGCTCTGTTCGGACGGATTGCACGGTTTAATCGGCAATAAGGAAATTCAGAATATTCTCTTGCAATACAATGGTTTCGATTGTGTAGAAGCTCTGGTAGATGCTGCCAATGCAAACGGAGGGAAGGACAATATAACTGTTCTATTAGCAGAGATATCAGCAAAAAAATAA